The window TTTGTCCTTGTCAGGGCCGATATGGCTGACACTTGCGCCCTTGAAGCGCCCCTCAAGAAGGCTCCGGGTCACATCGCCGGACGTGATGATCGCGTCGAACGCCGAGCGGGGGACACCCAACCCCTGAAGCTGAGCAATGACCGGATCGCTGGGGCGCGGAGCGTTGGAGATCAAGATGACGGTCTTTCCGTCCGCCCGTGCTTGTTGCAGGGCATCGACTGCCTCCTGCCAAGCCTGCAAGCCGTTATGAAGCACGCCCCAGATGTCGGAGAGGATGACCGTGTAGCGGTCCATGACCTCGCCGAGGCCGGTCAAGCGCGAAGGTCGGGCATCAGCCACGGAAAAGTCCTCAGTTGAGAAACCGCGCAGGGAAGACCCCCCACGTCAGGCGGAGCGTGTGATCGATTGACCGGTCCCGCTGATGCGCTCCGGTCTGGCGGGTTCGGTCGGCGTCGTTTGCGCCTTAACGGGTGGCTTGCTGTTGCCCGGCGGGCGCGGCGTCACTTCCACGATACGTGGGCGCGCAAAAAGATTGCCTTGCGCGTAACCGAGATTGCAGTCGAGCAACTCAACGACCTGAGCTTCGCTTTCTACTCCGGTCACGATCATGTCCATGCCGTTGCGTGCGGCGAGATCGGCGAGGTCTTCGGGGTGTATGTCGCTGCTCGCGCCCGTATCCGACCCCAGGAACAAGGGGACGGGGGCCTTGAGATAGCGGAAACCATGCTTGGCCAAATCAAACAGATCCGACCGCACGTCCGTCAGACTGCTAACCGCCATGCGGAAGCCCAAATCGTTCAGCGCGCTCATCAAGTCGATGTCCAGCGGGGAAAACGCACGCACATCAGCCTGCGTCACCTCCAGCACCAAGCGACCGGCGAGATCGCGACCATCGGTCATGGACTTGATGAGCCAATCGGCAAAACTGCTTGAGCGGACCGCGTCCCCGCTGACCGGCGCGAAAACCATCGAAGCGGATTCGCGCGCTGCAAACCGATCTGCCAGCGTCAGTGCGCGCGCGATGACGCCCTTGGCATACGCATCGGCGACACCGGCCGCTGCCGCCGCTGCTGGCACTTGAGCACTGTCTAGTGTGCCAGCGCCGTCGAGCTTGAGGCTGTAAGAGGTTGCATAGGCGCGCGCGCGGCGATGTGGCAGGGTCACGATGGACTGCATCGAAACTTCGATACGCTGACGCTTCACCGCAAGCTCAACGCGTTTAAGCAGCGCTTCGGATGCCTCGTCTTTCGGCGGCTCAGCAGTCATGGCCTGCTCGTGATCGACATGCAGCGGCAGAGGCTCCGGTTCGTCAGCCTTCAGCGGTACATCTGCGCTCGGTTTCGGCGCCGGCGTTTTCTTGGTGACTTTCTCGGGTTTTGGAGGCGCTGCTGGGCGCTGACTGCTCGTCGCGGCGGTTGCACGTTGCGCTTCAAGCGCCGTGATACGATGATCGGTATCGGCGACGGTTTCGGTCACTTGTGCAAGCAGGGCACCCACTGCCTGTATATCCTGGGCGACTGGGGCAACCGTTGCGTCCATCGCCTGTTGGGTGTCGGTCTCAAGCGCGACAAGCCGCCCACGGATCATGTCGATCTCGTTGAATGCGTCCTGCAGCGCCGTGTCGGTGACGGCAATCTGTTGTTCAAGATGCTTGCGATCAGCCTTGCGTGCCATCGCCTGATCGGCAAGCGCCATAGCGAAAAACCCAAGCGCGGAAACCATGACCGACACATCAAGGCTCAGCGGCGTAAACTGGTAGAGCCCCGCCCCTACACACAGGCAGATGACCGCTATCGCCGTATAAATGATGATCGAACTTGGCCGCATATTCGCTAAAGCAGACTTTGGAACCTTGAATGAACCCACTGGCTCCAGGCGAATCATACGCCAGTTGCCGCACATATCCCTGATATGGCGCATCTAGGGGCATCGCTCAAAGCTGCTGGCCCGATAGGCCCCACAAAACTGTGGGTGCGCAGGCGTGCGATTATCGCTGGCAAGCCCCAAGTGACGTCCAGCGGATCAACTCACCGCCTGGATGACCGATCTTAGCTGCGAGAAGGTTTGATCGATTTCACTCTCGGTAAAGGTCAAGGGCGGGGAAAGCGCGATGGTGTCGCCTGTCACGCGGATCATCATGTTCTGGTTCTCATAGGCTTCCACCATCGCGCCATACGCACGCTTGGTGGGCTTGCCTTCAATCGGCGTCAGATCGATCCCAACAACGATCCCGCAGGACCGGATATCCTCGACGTTTTCGAGATCGCGCAGGTAGCTGTGCGCAGCATCGGCAAACAGCGCCTCATGCTCAGCCGCTTGATGGTACAGGCCGTCATCGCGGTAGATGTCGAGCGTCGCCAACGCCGCGGCGCATGCCAGCGGATGACCAGAATAGGTGTAACCGTGGAACAACTCGATCATCCCCTCGCCCGAGCCGTCCATGAAGGCGTCGTAGATATCGCCTGTGGCGATCACCCCGCCCATGGGAACGGTTCCTGAGGTAATCCCTTTTGCAAAGACGATCATATCGGGAACAACGTCGTAACGCTGGGCCGCAAAAGCGTGACCCAGGCGACCGAAGGCCGAAATGACCTCATCGAAAATCAACAGGATTCCGTGCTTTGAGGTGATCTCACGCAAGCGCTTCAGGTAGCCATGGGGCGGCGGCAGAACCCCTGTAGAACCCGCCATCGGCTCCACGATCACCGCTGCGATGGTGTCGGCGCCGTGCAAGGCGACGATCCTCTCAAGGTCATCAGCGAGATGTGCACCCCAATCCGGCTCACCCTTCGTGAAGGCCTGGTGCTCACGATTGTAGGTATGCGGCAGATGATCTACACCACCAAGCAGCCCGCCGTAAAAGCGGCGATTGTTGACGATGCCGCCAACCGATATGCCGCCAAAGCCTGAACCATGGTAACCGCGTTCGCGGCCAATAAGGCGCGTGCGGCCCCCTTCACCCTTCATCTTGTGGTAGGCCAGCGCGATCTTCAGCGCGGTATCGACGCCCTCTGAACCAGAATTTGCGAAGAAAACGTGATCGAGCCCCTCCGGCGCCTCACCTGCAATGCGCGCGGCCAACTCGAACGCCATCGGATGCCCAAACTGGAAAGTTGGCGCGAAATCGACCTGCTCAGCGGTCCGCTTGATTGCTTCGACCACCGGCGCCCGGCAATGACCCGCGTTACAGCACCATAGGCCTGCGGTCCCATCGAGGATCGCGCGGCCATCGGACGTAAAATAATGATTGCCCTTTGAGCCGGTAATCATCCGTGGCGAAGACTTGAACGCACGATTGGCACTATACGGCATCCAGAACGCGCTCAGATCGTTCGGTGCCGATAAGGGCGTGGTGCCAGCGACAGGATGGTCAGCGTCGTGATCGAGCATTGTTTTTGTCCTCAAAGACCGGCTTGGTTGGCATCAAGCTTCGGATTGCCATGGCTGGACGCGCGCACCGATGCCGCCTAAGAGCGACCTCGGCCACGCTTTTAAATTGTATCAAAAGCTTATGCCAGCTTCACCAGACGCGCCAAGCAGTTTGTGCCGCCTGTGACGCCCCGTACCGGATCCGAAGAGCCACGCGTGTCGCAAACCGATCAACACACCGCGGTGGCGGCCACCCAGGCTGCCCACCCTGCTCAGGCCCCTGTGGCAGAGCCTGCCACGCCGGCGCCGGTGGCCGAGCGCAAGGCCATGAGCTCGGTCTTGATCGCTATCGCCATCCTTACATTGATGGACGCGGGTGTTAAGCTGTGGACCCAATCGTTCGGGACACCGCAGATTTTGGTCATGCGCTACGGCGCAGGCGTGCTGGTCGCATCCGTTATCGTCGCGTTTCTCCTCGTCACGGGCCGTTTGAATATCCCCAGCTTGGGGAGCGTGAGGCGTGGTGCCCAGCGATCGGTGCTGGTGGTTACCGTTGCTGGCATGTTCTTTTATGCCCTATCGGTCATACCCCTTGCGGAGGCGACGGCCATCGCGTTCACCGCACCGATATACGTGGCGCTGCTCGGCTGGGTCATCCTCAAAGAACCCGTGGCACCCCAAACGTGGCTCGCAATCGCGATCGGCTTCCTAGGCGTTGCCGTCATCTCATCGGGTGCGCTGTTCGGGGACGGTGCGTTTGCCGGTGAGTTGGTGGGATACATCTGCGCGGCGATCGCCGCTTTAGCCTATGCCGGTGCGCTGGTGCTGACGCGGCTGCATGCAGCCAGCGACCCGGTACCGACGATGATCATGCTGCAATCGGGGTTTTCCGCGCTCTTCGCGCTGCCGTTCCTTGCCTTGACAATTGCCGGCTTACCGATCGATGGACGCCCTTTCCTTGCACCCGATCTTCAGACGCTTCTGCTCGCACTGGGGATTGGTACGCTGGGAACGGTCGGCCATCTGTTCATGGCGTACGGCTTCAAGCACGCCAAAGCGGCCCGGCTCGGCCCGATGGAATACACCTCCCTCGTTTGGGCGGCGCTCTATGGTTATGTGTTTTTTGCGGAAGTTCCCGGCTGGCGACTGGCCGTCGGTTGCGCCCTCATCGTTGCGGGCACTTGGATTGTGATGAAGCGGCCATAGTGCTGCAGAGCTCGCAGCATGACTAACACCAATCCAAGCTCAAACAGACCACCACGCTTCCCAGTCTATCCCGTTGATTTGCTCTCGATATCGACTAGCCAACTATTGACAACTTAATGATCGACCGCAGTCGGAATATCCAAAAAATCTGATAACATAACCAACAAAACCAAATGACTAGGAAGTCTATTACCCGCCAATCAAAATAGACGCTCAGCAATTGCACATCGCCAGTAACATCATCTACCGCTTCAATCGTATTGAAGAATAATCGCTGGTCGAAAATATCCACCATCGCGAGTATGAACGATGATGCAATAATGAAGGTACTCATCATAAATGATATTTGAAAAATGGCATACTTAAATGGATTTTCTTCTTTTATGTTTCGGAAGAACATGTACAAATAAAAAAGCGCGATATTGATTATAACGGATGTGTAGAATGCAAAATGTAAAAAATGTCCGAATTGTCCGGAGCTAAAAACAGAAAATATGGCGATAAGAGATGCGCATATAATTATTGATCTTGAGAATTTATACTGTGCATCCATTTCTCGTTGAATTTCAGCAATCTTTTCTGCGTCTTTCTCGTTCTTTATGATCTCGAGTTCCTCGGGTACAAATCTGAAAGACATGTACAAAATGAATAGGAGCGTCCCGTATATTGGCGCCCTATACAAAAAATCGTACAAATTTCCTTGATACTCAGAACCATAGATGACCAGCAAGATCGATAGGACAATCGAAATCAGGAGATACGGTGATTTTGACGGTCGCAGATAGTTTAAGAACGGAAGTATGGCACCGATCGTGCTCGCCAAAGGGTCCATTTCACCGCGCCCCAGCAGTCAATGTTATTCACGCGTGCTGATCCTGGCGTCAGAACATAGCGTGAGTCTACCCCGATCTTTGCATCGCTAAGCTCATGACCGCGGCGCGACCAGATACCAGCTATTGGACGAGACCAACGGCCTTGATGCTTGAGCGGTCAAGTGCGGCGTCCGGAGCTCGCTTGCTGATAATTTTCGTGACCGGACTTCTTGACTCCCTACGCAACCATCCTTATCTCACCGCCGCGTTAGCACTCCGTGTTTGTGAGTGCTAATTTGCGTTTGGGGCTCATGAAGACGCCCCATCCTGTTAACTCGCGAGGTTAGGGCGCAGCAGCGCTGACGACCTCCCAAAGCCAAGGAAGACAAAGATGGCATTCCGTCCCTTGCATGACCGTGTGGTGGTGCGCCGCATCGACAGCGATGAGAAAACCGCTGGCGGGATCATCATTCCCGACACCGCGAAAGAAAAGCCACAGGAAGGCGAAGTTGTTGCAGTTGGCCCAGGCGCCCGCGACGACGATGGCGAGCGCATCCCAATGGATGTGCAGGCTGGCGACCGCATCCTGTTCGGCAAATGGTCCGGCACCGAGGTGAAGATTGACGGTGAAGACCTGCTGATCATGAAGGAAAGCGACATCATGGGTGTGATCGCGTCGTCTGGCGAGGCGAAAGCTGCCGCCTGAAGGCCGACATTCGTCGTTTCAAACCGCTAGTTCAGCGTTTCACGCTGCGCTCGCGAGGAAACGATCGCTTGAAACACATAACTTTTTTCTTGCCCACCCTGCTCCGTTCCCCGGGACGACCGGCAGGTCGGGCGTGACCCACAAGGATCCAGAAAATGGCTGCTAAAGAAGTCAAATTTGGCCGCACAGCGCGCGAACGCATGCTGGACGGCGTCAACACCCTCGCCGACGCGGTGAAGGTGACCCTCGGCCCGAAAGGCCGCAACGTCGTGCTCGACAAGTCGTTTGGCGCTCCCCGCATCACCAAGGATGGTGTTTCGGTCGCCAAGGAAATCGAGCTTGACGACAAGTTCGAAAACATGGGCGCGCAGATGCTGCGTGAAGTCGCCTCGAAGACCAACGACATTGCGGGTGACGGCACCACCACCGCTACCGTTCTCGCCCAGTCGATCGTTCAGGAAGGCCACAAGGCCGTTGCCGCCGGGATGAACCCGATGGACCTCAAGCGCGGCATTGACATGGCCGTCAGCGAAGTCGTCAAGAACCTGCTCGCAGGTGCAGCGACCATCAACACGTCTGACGAAGTTGCCCAGGTCGGCACCATCTCTGCCAATGGCGAGGCCGAAATCGGCAAGATGATTTCCGAAGCCATGCAGAAGGTCGGCAACGAAGGCGTCATCACGGTTGAAGAAGCCAAGACCGCCGAAACCGAACTCGAAGTCGTTGAAGGCATGCAGTTCGATCGTGGATACCTGTCGCCTTACTTCGTCACCAACGCCGACAAGATGACGGCTGAGCTCGACGATCCTTACATCCTTCTCCACGAGAAGAAGCTGTCGAACCTGCAGGCCATGCTGCCAGTCCTCGAAAGCGTTGTGCAGTCCTCGCGTCCGCTGCTGATCATTGCAGAAGATGTGGAAGGCGAAGCTCTGGCGACCCTCGTCGTCAACAAGCTTCGTGGTGGCCTCAAGATCGCTGCCGTCAAGGCGCCGGGCTTCGGTGACCGTCGTAAAGCCATGCTCGAAGACATCGCCATCCTCACCGGTGGACAGGTGATCTCCGAAGATCTCGGCATCAAGCTGGAGAACGTCACGCTCGACATGCTGGGCACTGCCAAGCGCGTTTCGATCACCAAGGAAGAAACCACCATCGTTGATGGTGTTGGTGAAAAGGCCGACATTGAAGGCCGCGTGAACCAGATCAAGGCGCAGATCGAAGAAACCACCTCCGACTACGACCGTGAGAAGCTCCAGGAGCGTCTGGCGAAACTGGCCGGTGGCGTCGCTGTGATCCGTGTTGGCGGTTCGACGGAAGTTGAAGTCAAGGAGAAGAAGGACCGCGTTGACGACGCGCTGAACGCAACCCGTGCTGCGGTTGAAGAAGGCATCGTTGCTGGTGGCGGCACCGCTCTTCTGCGCGCGTCCAAAGGCATCACCGCAAAGGGTGCGAACGCCGATCAGGAAGCTGGCATCAACATCGTCAAGCGCGCGCTGCAGTCGCCTGGCCGTCAGATTGCTGACAATGCTGGCGAAGAGGCCTCCGTTGTCGTTGGTGCGATCCTCGCCCAGGACAAAGCGTCCTATGGCTTCAACGCTCAGACCGGCGAGTACGGCGACATGATCGAGATGGGTATCGTTGACCCCGTCAAGGTCGTGCGCACCGCGCTCGAAGACGCCGCGTCGGTTGCTGGTCTGCTGATCACCACCGAAGCGATGGTCGCCGAACTGCCGAAGAAGGATGCTGGCGCTCCGGCCATGCCCGACATGGGCGGCATGGGCGGCATGATGTAAGCATCCGCCCGAGCGGAGCTTGCGACTAAACCGCCCATCGTTCCCACTGGTTGGGTCGACCAATTCGGCCCAACTGGCGGCATGATGTGAGCACAGCGGTCGGACCGAAAGTCCGGCACCTTCAAACATCGCTAAGAAGACGAGAAATGCGGGGCTCAGGCCCCGCATTTGTGCTTTGGATTTGTTGGTCCTCAGCGCCGATGTAGGGTGAGCAAAGCCCGACCAAGGTACCGGTATCGCAGCGTTGTCACTGACGACAGCCGGTTGTCATTGCCCGCTTGGGTGTCATCGCCCACTTACACATTTGCGGGATCAGCCACCCCGATTGCGCCCATGGGATGCCAAACCTCCTCGCGCGGTTTGCCGTCGGCGGCTTCGCTCTTGCCAGCGATAATCGACTGGAAGAACGGCAGAAACTCATTGCGCACCACCGGCAGAGAGAGCGGGTCCACGCCATTCCAAGGCAAGAACGGATTGCGGCGTAGATGGCCATGAAACTCCACCCGCGTTGTCGGGTGGGAAGAGGGCGTTCGCGCATGGAAGCCAAATGTGTCGGCGACCACCAGCGTGTTCGCCTTGACGGTCACCGCTTTTGGTTGCGGCAGTTTCATTCGGTCAAGATCGCCCGGCTTGAGGCGAAACGATCCAGCCCTGTGGTGAACATCTTCGGCGCAGGATGCCGTCAAGCTTTGCTCGTACTCCCACGCCAGCCGCTCAGGTGTCAGCTTATGGGAACCCGGCACATACTGAAAAGGCCCATTATCCGGACCGACGTCCTGTAAGAACAGCCAGGCCTTTGAAGTGGCATGAAAGGTATCGGCATGCACCATGGTCTGTGGATCAACGATCGACGTTGATGATCCATCGGCAATGACGGTCTGGATGAAGTAGAGCGGCGCACCGGTACGACCCGCAGCGTACCCGAGCTGCGCGCGGAAACGGTCGTTCGAGATCAATTCTCGCGCACCGTCGACCTGCGCGCGCAGTTCACGGCCGATCGGGGTCATACGCGTAACCGTCGCGCCTTGCCGCATCTCGTAACTGGGGAAGCGGCCCGCAAACAGCGAGTCACGGAAACGCTGATAGGCCCCATCTGGCAGAAAGTTTTCGGTGACGAAGAACCCGTTGCGTTCGAAGCTTTCCACGTCGTCAGATGAGAGCGTCCGCGCAATCGACGCGCGGCGCCGTTCTGCCAGCCTTGCAGCGGTACCAACACGCCAGCGGTGCAGCCCCTGCCGGTTCAGCTCGGCGTCGCCAATGATCACGTTACGGGCAAAACTCTTCTGGGTTCCAAAAACCCCAACCGACTGCAGCGGGTGGCGCAAATATCGGAGGCTGACACTCATACTTTTGGTTCCGCGCTTGATTTTGAACGAGGCCAGCAGGGGCTACAGCTGGGATCGAGCCGTATTATGGACGGGCGGCGTTGGCGGCTCAAGGTACTGCGCATGGCAGCTGAATGGCCAACGCGCTTGCCCTTCCCAGCTGCCTGCAAATCTCAATTCGGGCTTGGGGCGTTAACCGTTCGCAAACCACGTACAGCAGCGGTAACGCTGCCGGTTGAAACAGCTCACCGGATTGGCTGGAGAATCTGAAATTGCATTTTTCACACTGCCAACGCGGCAAAACGGCATTTCTTTCTACCAAGTCGATGCTTTGACACCATGAGGGCTCATTCGTGCGGTGGCACGTGCGCGCAAAACAAGAAGGGCCTCGCAAATGACAACCCCTCAGATGCAAGCCGAGATCCCGGCCGATTATTCCGTTTTCAATCCAACGAACCCTGCCCGCGCGCCAGAACCTCGCTGGTGGACCGGAACCGCACCGATCGCAAAGAGCACTTACCAGATTGACGCTAGCGCCTATGTTTCGGCCGCGTCGGGCGTTGAAAGCAGCGAGGTGCTTGCTGCCCGTATGCGCGAAACTTTCGATCGCGTTGGGCTGGTGCACGTCACCAACACAGGCCTGACCGATCTTGGTCGGATGCGCGCGCTCGCTTCTCATGTCATCCAAACTGACATGGATTATAAGGGTGGAGCCAATCCGCGCGATGCTCTGCAGCCCAACGTCTACGAGATCGGAGCGCCGCTGCCCGCCTGGCTGCACTACCATCACGAGATGGCCTATGTTGGCCACAGCACCTCAATGCTTGGCTTTCTGTGCAAGCATGCGGCGGTGGGCAAAGGCGCAACCTTCGTGTCCGACAATGTGCGCGTGACGGATGCGCTGCTCGCCACGTCGTTCGGTCAGAAGCTGAAGAACCATGGACTTTGCTACCACCGCAAGCTGACCGACCGCGATGCTTTTACCGACAGTCGCAACGAGGGCGTCTACAATCATTGGCAAAAATCGATGATGACGGACGACCCTGCAGAAGCGGAGCGCGCCGCGCGGGCACGAGGACTTGAAACCGAGTGGGGCCCCAACCGGCTGCTGATCACGCGGTACACCACGTCAGCGTTTGAGTACTTCCCGGGGCTGGACCGCAATCTTCTGTTCTCCAGCATTGCCGACGACTCAGTGTGGTTCGACGCATGGCCAAACGTGATGCACCTGCCGCATGAAGAGCGCCCCTTGAAGCTGACCTTTGGTAATGGTGACGAGATCACCCGCGAACAGGTCCGACAATTCATCGATGTTTACGATGACTTCGGCATGCCCATCGAGTGGAGCCAGGGCGATGTCGCCATTGTGTGCAATTACCGCTTCGCGCATGGACGTCCTGCGATCCACCTGGGGCCTCACGAGCGCCGCGAACTTGGTGTGATGATCGGGGCCGCGTTTGAGCGTGTCGAAGCCCTTGCGGGCAAATGGTGACCTCGCTGGATCAAGGGGGTTGCTGAACGGTAGAGGACGCCTAAGCCTCCATTAACCTTAATCGCTTATCAATCGGTGCAGATGGTAACTGCGGCGCTCGTGCCGTGGCCAATCCGGAGTCGCACAATGGTTCAGCGTTTCACCCTTACCGCGCTCTCGAGCGCCACACTCTTGGCAGTCATCCCTTCCACGGGCTTTGGCGCTGATCTTGGCGCAGGCGGTTTTCCTGCTGTTCCGGAGATCGTAGCCTTCGACCACAGCTTCCGTGATGCAAGCTTTTATGCAGGCCTTCGCGGCGGCTTTGGCATGGCCGAAGATACAGACTTTGACATTGCCGGGCCGATCAACGTCGTCAATGCGTACGATGACTTTGGTCTCGTGGGTTCGGCTTTCTTTGGCTATGAGGTTCCAGACCTTTTCCATAGCCTGGGGCTTCGTCTTGAAGCCGAACTGGGTCTCACAACCTACGAAGTGGACACGCACACCGTCGGGGGCGTTGCCACTCCGACAGCCGACTCCTTTGGTGATACGTTTGCCGTAACCGCAATGGCGAACGGCTATGTTGACGTCGACTTGGGCTTTGTACGCCCGTTCGTTGGCGCGGGCGTTGGGTTTGCTCGGGTCAACTTCGAAGAGCATGGCGTCACCGGTTCGCTGAACGTGATGGATGACTCGAACGGCGCATTTGCCTGGCAGGTGATGGGGGGCCTCGCCTACGACGTGACACACAGCATTTCGGTGGAAGGTATGGTCCGTTATCAGAGCATCATGGGCGTCGATCTATCGTCGAGCACTGGACCGGAAAGTGAAATCGATCTGGATACGACAACGCTTCAGCTTGGTGCGCGGGTCGCGTTTTAAACCGCAACGCATGCTTTCATCCTTAACAGGAGCTTAAGCTCCGTTTAGGATTATGTTAATCAATATTCTGACTTTGAATCAGGCGCTTAGCTCGTACAGCTAAGCGCCTGATTCACGTTCGGGCTCACCCAACACATTTCGAACATGTTTTGGCCGCGCAAACACCTTCCCGCCGCCATTTGGGCTCCACTCACTCGGCGCAATTCAGGCGCATCACCACTTAGTGCGCTGATGCCGCTGCCGGTGCGTTTGTTTTTGATTTCAGACTTTCGGAGTTCTTATGCCCCATTCCGTTTCCCCCCAATCGGCAGGTGCAAAGCCCCTCGCATTGGGGATTGCAGCAGCACTGTCCCTTGGCGTCATAAGCGCCCTGCCCGGCCTCGCTGAGGCTGCAGATATCCCCCTTGACCCGGCGCCTGCGCCAGCACCCTTCATTGAGGATCGCGTCGCCTCGACGTTTTCGCGCTTTGGCCCTTATATCGGGGCACGCGGGGGGTTTGCGTTTGCGGAGGACACTGATTTCCGCATCGCTGGACCAACAACCGTGACCAATCAATATGAAGATTGGGATTTGAGCGGGAGCGTTTTTGCCGGTTGGCAAACAACCCTGTTTTCAGGCCTGACCGGCCGCGTAGAGGCTGAACTGGGTTATTCGGATTTTACCGTTGAACGCCATGTCGCCGGCGGTGTGGGCTTGGCTGGCTCAACCGGAGACACCACCGCGTTATTTGGTGCTGTAAACGCCTATGTTGACGCCGAGCTTGGCCAATGGCGCCCCTTTGCAGGGATTGGTCTGGGCATCGCTGATGTCACCTTCGATCAGCACGGCGCGGCCGGGCCTGGCATCGTCATGGATGACAGCGACAATGCGTTTTTGTGGCAGGTATCAGGTGGCCTCGGCTATGATCTGACCGAGAACCTGACGCTCGAAGGCCTTGTTCGCTACCAGTCGATTATGGATGTCGAGTTGACCTCAACACCTGCCAGCGGGTCCGTCGGCAGCAGCACCGACCTGAGCTCAACGTCCGCACAAGTTGGTCTTCGCTACGGCTTCTGATCACCTGATCGGCAAAGCATAAGAACGCTCTGCGCGAGAAGCGCGGAGCTTTTTTTATTGGGTCACATCGCTTTGAGGCGC is drawn from Pseudomonadota bacterium and contains these coding sequences:
- a CDS encoding TauD/TfdA family dioxygenase; protein product: MTTPQMQAEIPADYSVFNPTNPARAPEPRWWTGTAPIAKSTYQIDASAYVSAASGVESSEVLAARMRETFDRVGLVHVTNTGLTDLGRMRALASHVIQTDMDYKGGANPRDALQPNVYEIGAPLPAWLHYHHEMAYVGHSTSMLGFLCKHAAVGKGATFVSDNVRVTDALLATSFGQKLKNHGLCYHRKLTDRDAFTDSRNEGVYNHWQKSMMTDDPAEAERAARARGLETEWGPNRLLITRYTTSAFEYFPGLDRNLLFSSIADDSVWFDAWPNVMHLPHEERPLKLTFGNGDEITREQVRQFIDVYDDFGMPIEWSQGDVAIVCNYRFAHGRPAIHLGPHERRELGVMIGAAFERVEALAGKW
- the groL gene encoding chaperonin GroEL (60 kDa chaperone family; promotes refolding of misfolded polypeptides especially under stressful conditions; forms two stacked rings of heptamers to form a barrel-shaped 14mer; ends can be capped by GroES; misfolded proteins enter the barrel where they are refolded when GroES binds) — encoded protein: MAAKEVKFGRTARERMLDGVNTLADAVKVTLGPKGRNVVLDKSFGAPRITKDGVSVAKEIELDDKFENMGAQMLREVASKTNDIAGDGTTTATVLAQSIVQEGHKAVAAGMNPMDLKRGIDMAVSEVVKNLLAGAATINTSDEVAQVGTISANGEAEIGKMISEAMQKVGNEGVITVEEAKTAETELEVVEGMQFDRGYLSPYFVTNADKMTAELDDPYILLHEKKLSNLQAMLPVLESVVQSSRPLLIIAEDVEGEALATLVVNKLRGGLKIAAVKAPGFGDRRKAMLEDIAILTGGQVISEDLGIKLENVTLDMLGTAKRVSITKEETTIVDGVGEKADIEGRVNQIKAQIEETTSDYDREKLQERLAKLAGGVAVIRVGGSTEVEVKEKKDRVDDALNATRAAVEEGIVAGGGTALLRASKGITAKGANADQEAGINIVKRALQSPGRQIADNAGEEASVVVGAILAQDKASYGFNAQTGEYGDMIEMGIVDPVKVVRTALEDAASVAGLLITTEAMVAELPKKDAGAPAMPDMGGMGGMM
- a CDS encoding DMT family transporter, which produces MSQTDQHTAVAATQAAHPAQAPVAEPATPAPVAERKAMSSVLIAIAILTLMDAGVKLWTQSFGTPQILVMRYGAGVLVASVIVAFLLVTGRLNIPSLGSVRRGAQRSVLVVTVAGMFFYALSVIPLAEATAIAFTAPIYVALLGWVILKEPVAPQTWLAIAIGFLGVAVISSGALFGDGAFAGELVGYICAAIAALAYAGALVLTRLHAASDPVPTMIMLQSGFSALFALPFLALTIAGLPIDGRPFLAPDLQTLLLALGIGTLGTVGHLFMAYGFKHAKAARLGPMEYTSLVWAALYGYVFFAEVPGWRLAVGCALIVAGTWIVMKRP
- a CDS encoding phytanoyl-CoA dioxygenase family protein, which gives rise to MSVSLRYLRHPLQSVGVFGTQKSFARNVIIGDAELNRQGLHRWRVGTAARLAERRRASIARTLSSDDVESFERNGFFVTENFLPDGAYQRFRDSLFAGRFPSYEMRQGATVTRMTPIGRELRAQVDGARELISNDRFRAQLGYAAGRTGAPLYFIQTVIADGSSTSIVDPQTMVHADTFHATSKAWLFLQDVGPDNGPFQYVPGSHKLTPERLAWEYEQSLTASCAEDVHHRAGSFRLKPGDLDRMKLPQPKAVTVKANTLVVADTFGFHARTPSSHPTTRVEFHGHLRRNPFLPWNGVDPLSLPVVRNEFLPFFQSIIAGKSEAADGKPREEVWHPMGAIGVADPANV
- a CDS encoding EAL domain-containing protein, with product MGSFKVPKSALANMRPSSIIIYTAIAVICLCVGAGLYQFTPLSLDVSVMVSALGFFAMALADQAMARKADRKHLEQQIAVTDTALQDAFNEIDMIRGRLVALETDTQQAMDATVAPVAQDIQAVGALLAQVTETVADTDHRITALEAQRATAATSSQRPAAPPKPEKVTKKTPAPKPSADVPLKADEPEPLPLHVDHEQAMTAEPPKDEASEALLKRVELAVKRQRIEVSMQSIVTLPHRRARAYATSYSLKLDGAGTLDSAQVPAAAAAAGVADAYAKGVIARALTLADRFAARESASMVFAPVSGDAVRSSSFADWLIKSMTDGRDLAGRLVLEVTQADVRAFSPLDIDLMSALNDLGFRMAVSSLTDVRSDLFDLAKHGFRYLKAPVPLFLGSDTGASSDIHPEDLADLAARNGMDMIVTGVESEAQVVELLDCNLGYAQGNLFARPRIVEVTPRPPGNSKPPVKAQTTPTEPARPERISGTGQSITRSA
- a CDS encoding aspartate aminotransferase family protein, coding for MLDHDADHPVAGTTPLSAPNDLSAFWMPYSANRAFKSSPRMITGSKGNHYFTSDGRAILDGTAGLWCCNAGHCRAPVVEAIKRTAEQVDFAPTFQFGHPMAFELAARIAGEAPEGLDHVFFANSGSEGVDTALKIALAYHKMKGEGGRTRLIGRERGYHGSGFGGISVGGIVNNRRFYGGLLGGVDHLPHTYNREHQAFTKGEPDWGAHLADDLERIVALHGADTIAAVIVEPMAGSTGVLPPPHGYLKRLREITSKHGILLIFDEVISAFGRLGHAFAAQRYDVVPDMIVFAKGITSGTVPMGGVIATGDIYDAFMDGSGEGMIELFHGYTYSGHPLACAAALATLDIYRDDGLYHQAAEHEALFADAAHSYLRDLENVEDIRSCGIVVGIDLTPIEGKPTKRAYGAMVEAYENQNMMIRVTGDTIALSPPLTFTESEIDQTFSQLRSVIQAVS
- the groES gene encoding co-chaperone GroES, with the protein product MAFRPLHDRVVVRRIDSDEKTAGGIIIPDTAKEKPQEGEVVAVGPGARDDDGERIPMDVQAGDRILFGKWSGTEVKIDGEDLLIMKESDIMGVIASSGEAKAAA